The following coding sequences lie in one Labrus bergylta chromosome 5, fLabBer1.1, whole genome shotgun sequence genomic window:
- the LOC136179241 gene encoding neurofascin-like, which produces SPRSRSNSPPPPSPFCSSDEDNKPLQGSQTSLDGNVKEGDDSLVDYGEGGDGQFNEDGSFIGQYTVKKDKDETEGNESSEATSPVNAIYSLA; this is translated from the coding sequence TCACCCCGCTCCCGTTCtaactctcctcctcccccctcccccttctgcAGCAGCGACGAGGACAACAAACCTCTGCAGGGCAGCCAGACGTCGCTGGACGGCAACGTGAAGGAAGGCGACGACAGCCTGGTGGACTACGGCGAGGGCGGCGACGGCCAGTTCAACGAGGACGGCTCTTTCATCGGCCAGTACACGGTGAAGAAGGACAAGGACGAGACGGAGGGCAACGAGAGCTCTGAGGCCACCTCGCCCGTCAACGCCATCTACTCCTTGGCGTAG